One Silene latifolia isolate original U9 population chromosome 4, ASM4854445v1, whole genome shotgun sequence DNA segment encodes these proteins:
- the LOC141652919 gene encoding uncharacterized protein LOC141652919: MKYVLVTGGVVSGLGKGVTASSIGVVLKACGLRVTSIKIDPYLNTDAGTMSPFEHGEVFVLDDGGEVDLDLGNYERFIDVKLTRDNNITTGKIYQSVLNRERKGDYLGKTVQVVPHITDAIKEWIQSVAAIAVDGKEGPADVCVIELGGTVGDIESMPFIEALRQLSFTVGKENFCLIHVSLIPVLGVVGEQKTKPTQHSVRELRALGLTPHLLACRSAQPLLDNTKEKLSQFCHVPAENILNIHDVPNIWHVPLLLRNQNAHHAILRQLDLLNVAASPDLQEWTNRATTYDNLTNSVRIAMVGKYVGFQDSYLSVVKALLHACIACSLKPSIDWIAASDLEEESAKLTPEAHASAWQTLKNASCVLVPGGFGDRGIGGMILAAKYARENNVPYLGICLGMQISVIEFARSILGWQNANSEEFDDKAANPVIIFMPEGSRTHMGNTMRLGSRRTLFQTPDCVISKLYHNSKFVDERHRHRYEVNPNMISPLEEGGLKFVGRDETGERMEILELPGHPYYVGVQFHPEFKSRPGKPSAPFLGLILAATKQLEGYLKTCQNGS; the protein is encoded by the exons ATCCTTACTTAAACACTGATGCCGGCACTATGTCTCCTTTTGAGCATGGAGAAGTTTTTGTACTAGATGATGGTGGAGAG GTGGACTTAGATTTGGGTAATTATGAGCGCTTCATAGACGTGAAACTTACAAGAGACAACAACATTACTACTGGGAAGATATATCAG TCTGTTCTTAATAGGGAGCGTAAAGGTGATTATCTCGGGAAAACAGTACAG GTTGTTCCACACATAACTGATGCCATTAAAGAGTGGATTCAGTCAGTTGCAGCAATCGCTGTTGATGGAAAAGAGGGGCCTGCTGATGTTTGTGTTATAGAATTGGGAGGGACTGTTG GTGACATTGAGTCTATGCCGTTCATTGAGGCTCTACGTCAATTATCTTTCACAGTTG GGAAAGAGAACTTCTGTCTTATCCACGTGAGCCTCATACCTGTTCTGGGAGTCGTGGGAGAGCAG AAAACGAAGCCTACTCAACATAGTGTTCGAGAACTCAGAGCCTTAGGCTTAACTCCTCATTTGCTTGCATGTCGATCTGCACAG CCTTTACTAGACAACACTAAGGAGAAGCTTTCACAGTTTTGTCATGTTCCG GCAGAAAATATTCTTAACATCCATGATGTTCCCAACATATGGCATGTTCCACTTCTTTTGCGG AACCAAAATGCTCATCATGCTATATTGAGACAGCTAGATTTATTGAA TGTTGCTGCATCTCCTGATTTGCAAGAGTGGACCAACCGTGCAACGACTTACGATAATCTTACCAACTCT GTTAGGATTGCTATGGTTGGGAAGTATGTTGGTTTCCAAGACTCCTACTTGTCTGTGGTAAAG GCCCTTTTGCATGCTTGCATAGCATGTTCCCTAAAGCCTTCAATTGATTGGATTGCAGCTTCTGACCTAGAAGAGGAAAGTGCTAAATTG ACACCAGAAGCCCATGCATCTGCTTGGCAGACTTTGAAG AACGCTTCATGTGTACTGGTTCCTGGTGGATTCGGTGATCGTGGAATAGGAGGAATGATATTAGCCGCAAAATATGCCAGAGAGAATAATGTACCATACTTGGGTATCTGCTTAGGAATGCAGATATCCGTGATTGAATTTGCCAGATCT ATTCTGGGTTGGCAAAATGCTAATAGCGAAGAGTTTGATGATAAGGCTGCGAATCCCGTGATCATATTTATGCCTGAG GGATCCCGAACGCACATGGGAAACACAATGAGATTAGGCTCACGAAGAACGTTATTCCAGACACCAGATTGTGTAATTTCTAAGTT GTATCACAACTCGAAGTTTGTTGATGAACGTCACCGCCACAGATACGAG GTGAATCCAAATATGATTTCTCCTTTAGAAGAAGGTGGCCTAAAATTTGTGGGAAGAGATGAAACTGGAGAAAGAATGGAG ATCTTGGAACTGCCTGGTCATCCATACTATGTGGGTGTCCAATTCCATCCAGAATTCAAATCAAGACCAGGGAAACCTTCAGCTCCGTTTTTAG GTCTTATATTGGCAGCAACTAAACAGTTAGAAGGTTATCTAAAGACTTGTCAGAATGGGAGCTAG